The following DNA comes from Nitrospirota bacterium.
GTGGAAGCGGGACACGACTATACCCTGTAACAATAGGTGTATGCAAACAATTGTTGCCAATTTATGATAAACCGATGATATATTATCCGCTCTCTGTGTTGATGCTCGCGGGGATAAGAGATATCCTTATAATTTCAACTCCTCATGACCTGCCAAGATTTATAAATATATTCGGTGACGGTTCTCATTTAGGGCTTAATTTTTCATATAAAGAACAAAAACGGCCAGGTGGAATAGCAGAGGCATTCATTATAGGAGAGGATTTTGTAAAAGATAAAACTGTCTGCCTTGTGCTTGGAGATAATATTTTTTATGGGCATGGATTAACGGAATTGCTTAAAAAGGCAGTCAAAGATGTGCAGGAAAGTGGAGGTGCTACTATATTCGGATATTATGTCAATGACCCTGAAAGATATGGTGTAGTTGAATTCGATGAACATGGAAAAGTCCTGTCATTGGAAGAAAAGCCAGAAATGCCGAGGTCAAAATATGCTGTCACAGGACTGTATTTCTATGATAATGAAGTAATAAATATAGCAAAGAAAATAAAGCCATCACTGAGGGGAGAGCTTGAGATTACAGATGTAAACAAGGAATATCTGCAAATGGGAAGACTGAGGGTGCAACTTATGGGACGAGGCTATGCATGGCTTGATACAGGAACTCATGAGAGTCTCCTTGAAGCAGGAGAATTTATTGCCACAATCGAAAAAAGACAGGGATTGAAGATAGCCTGTATAGAAGAAATAGCTTACAAATTAGGCTATATTAATAAAGATCAGATATTGAAACTTGCCCAGAATCTCAACCATAACGAATACGGGAAATACCTTATCAGAGCAGTCAAATAATAATAGGTAATCATGCCATTTATATTTAAAAAACTCGAAATTCCAGGAGTAATTTTGATTGAGCCAAAGATTTTTAAGGACAATCGTGGATATTTTATGGAGACATATAAATACTCAGATTTTGCCGAAGCAGGTATAAAGGAGAATTTTATTCAGGATAATTGTTCAAGTTCTGTGAGGAGAGTATTGAGGGGATTACACTATCAGAAGAATCCCAATGCACAGGGAAAATTAGTCCAGTGTCTGAAGGGAAAAATATTTGATGTTGCAGTGGATATTAGAAAAGGTTCAGAGACATTCGGGAAATGGATAGGACTGGAACTGTCTGATGAAAATAACTATATGCTGTATATCCCTCCTGCCTTTGCTCATGGCTTTATTGTATTGAGTGATACAGCAGACGTTATATACAAATGCACAAAGGAATATTCGCCTGAAGATGATAGAGGGATTATATGGAATGATCCTGAAATAGGCATAATCTGGCCTTTGCATAATCCTATCCTTTCTGAAAAGGATGCAAAACATCCTCGTTTAAAAGAGGCTGATATTAATTTTGAGTAATCAGTAAAGAAGTAAAGATATTTGACTGACAGGTCACTATGTAATAAAGAGGGGTAAATGAAATTCCTTATCACAGGCGCTAATGGACAACTTGCAAGAGAATTTCTGAATAAACTGAAGGAATCCTCATATAAATTCACAGCACTAAGCAAAGATAGCCTTGATATAACAGATGAAAAAAAAGTGAATGAAGTCGTTTCAAATCATAAACCAGATGTATTGCTGAACTGCGCAGCATATAATTTTGTTGATAAGGCTGAAAATGAGGAGACTGAAACAGCCTTCAAAGTAAATGCTGATGGAATAAAGATTCTTTCAAAGGTGTGTAAAGAAAATAGGGTATTAATTGTTCATTACAGCACAGATTATATCTTTGATGGAAGGAAAGAGGATTTTTACACTGAAGATGATGAGCCAGCCCCGATTAATAAATATGGTGAGAGCAAATTGCATGGTGAGAATTTTTTAGTGCAGGAGTCAGATGACTATCTCTTATTCCGTGTTAGCTGGGTTTTCGGAGAAGGCAAGCAGAATTTCCTGTATAAATTATCCGAATGGGCGAAGAAGAAGAAAGTTTTGAAGATTGTCTGTGATCAGATTTCTATTCCGACATATACAGAAGATATTGTAAATCTCACAATTTTTGCTATAAATAAGGGCCTGAGAGGACTGTATCATCTTACTAACAGTGGCTATGGCTCTCGATATGAAGTAGCGCGCTACTTTCTTGAAGGTCTTGGTATGGATAATCTGGTGCTGCCAGCAAATTCAGATAACTTTCCATCTCCTGCAAAAAGGCCTTTTTTTTCTGCAATGTCAAATCGTAAACTTTCAGAAGCATTAAATGTTGCTATACCGGACTGGAAACTGGGAATAGAAAGATATATAGAGAAGCACTACAGAAATGAGGGATTATGAATATGAGAATTTTGGTTACAGGCGGTGCTGGTTTTATAGGTAGTGAATTCGTCAGGCAGGGAGTAAGAAATGGATATGAAATCATTGTTATTGATAAACTCAGTTACGCAGGTGATCCTGAGAGACTAAAAGAGATCAGGGGTTTAATAAAATTCCACAGAGTTGATGTGACAGACAGAAAAAAAGTTGAAAATATCTTCAGAAGATCAAAACCTGAAATTGTTGTGCACTGGGCTGCAGAAAGCCATGTTGACAGGAGCATTGAAGATGCAACACCATTTATGGATACAAATATTAAAGGCACGCAGGTTATGCTGGATGTTTCAAGAAAATATGGAGTAGAAAAATTTATAAATATATCAACAGATGAAGTATATGGAGAGCTTGGTGAAGATGGCGAGTTTTTCGAAACAACTCCCTTGAATCCAAATTCACCGTATTCAGTCAGCAAGGCATCTGCTGACATGCTCGGAAGGGCATATTATAGAACATACAACGTTCCTGTGATAACTGTAAGACCATCAAATAATTATGGCCCCTGGCAGTATCCAGAAAAGCTGATTCCTGTAATCATAATAAATGCAGTGAATAATAAAAAAGTGCCGGTCTATGGAAAAGGACTGAATATAAGAGAATGGCTGTTTGTAACTGATTGTGCTGAGGCAGTTTTTAAGATAGTGAAAAAGGGTAGAACAGGAGAGATATACAATATCGGAAGTGGCATAGAAAAAAGGAACATAGAGGTCGTCAGAACAGTCCTAAAACTTTTAGGAAAATCTGATGAGCTTATCGAATTTGTAAAGGACAGGCCAGGTCATGATTTCAGATATTCATTGAATTCGAACAAGATAACAAAAGAAATCGGATGGAAGAGCAGAACAGATTTCAACGAGGGAATTGAAAAGACCGTTAGATGGTATGTGGAACATATGGAATGGGTAATGTCTAAAATAGTGAGCAGTAAGAAGTAGCGAGATTCCTCGCTACCTCGGAATGACAACTTTTTATCGCTTGATCTAGTTTTTAATCAAATGATGATTGACAGGGTTTTTAGAGAATACGACATACGTGGAATTGTAGAAGAAGACCTTACAGAGAATTTTGTATTTCTACTTGGAAAGGCATTCGGAACATACCTCAGAAATGTGAATCCTGTGGCAAGACAGGTGAGCGTTGGAAGAGATGGGAGGCTCAGCTCTGAATCGTTTGCCAGAAATGTAATCAGAGGTATTATCTCAACAGGAATTAATGTATATAATATTGGACTCTGTCCAACTCCAGTTCAATATTTCTCACTTTACCATCTGAATCTTGACGGCGGAATTATGGTTACAGGAAGTCATAACCCTCCTGAATATAACGGCTTTAAAGTGAGTATAGGCAAAGAGACAATATTTGGAGAGGAACTACAGAATTTAAAAAAAATTTTACAAAGTAACAAGTGGTATAAAGGTAATCATGAAGGGAAGGTTACAGATTTTGATATCATAAAAGCTTATACAGATTTTATGAGAGAACGATTTTCATATCTCTCTGATAAAAAATACCGCAGATTAAAGATAACGGTTGATGCAGGAAATGGCACAGCCGGTGTTGTAGTGCCTAAAATCCTTGAGGAGATGGGATGCGATGTAATCTGTCTTTACTGTGAGCCTGACGGAAGGTTCCCTAATCATCACCCTGACCCAACTGTTGTTGAGTATATAAAGGATTTGATACAGAAAACAAAAGATGAGAGAGCAGACATCGGCGTTGGATATGACGGGGATGCTGATAGGATAGGGATTGTTGACAATAAAGGAGACATTATATGGGGTGACCAGATTATGATTATACTATCGAGGGATATCCTTAAAAGAAAACCAGGCTCTACAATCATCGGTGATGTAAAGTGTTCACAGGTAATGTTCGACGATATAGAAAAGCATAAAGGTAATCCTGTTATGTGGAAGACAGGCCACTCGCTCGTAAAAGATAAGATGAGAAAAGAAAAAGCATTACTTGCAGGTGAATTTAGCGGGCATATCTTTATTGCAGATGATTACTTTGGATACGATGATGCTATGTATACAACATTCCGTCTAATCGAAATAATGAAGAAAACAGGACGTGGAATAAAAGAGCTTCTTTCAGACATTCCAGAGATGTGTTATACTCCTGAAATACGCATAGAATGTCAGGAAGACCAGAAAAAGAGATTAGTAGAAAGCCTGGTGCTCAGATGTAAAAAATACAAAGAGTCAGGAAAAAGCCCGATACCTATCAAGAAAATATACGATATTGATGGTGCAAGGGTTGTATTTGGAAAAGGGTGGGGATTAGTCCGTTCAAGCAATACCCAGCCTGTTATAGTCATGCGCTTCGAGGCAGAGGATGCACAAAGCCTGGAAGCCTATAAAAAATTCATGGAGGATGAACTGAAAAAGGTAAGGGATATTACATGAAGGCTTTAGTTCTTGCAGGTGGTTCAGGAACGAGACTCTGGCCTCTTAGTAGAAAAAATTTTCCCAAGCAGTTTCTTAGACTGAATTCAAAAAATTCACTTTTACAGGAAACTGCAAAAAGACTCCTGCGCACTTTTTCCCCTGAAGACATAGTAATAATGACGAACAGTGAGTATAAATTCCATGTTATGTCTGATTTGAATTCACTACTGCATTCTCAGCAAAATCTTGTTTTCAGCAATATCATACTGGAGCCAGCTGGTAGGAACACAGCACCAGCTATTGCGCTCGGCATTAAATATTGTATTGAAAAACTCGGAAGTAATGAAAATGAAGTCCTTTTTGTTTCTCCATCAGACCACATAATCAGACCTGCTGAGAAATTTTCAGAATATATCAGGTTTTCAGAAGATATAGCTAAAAAAGGCTATATAGTAACATTTGGCATAAAGCCAACAAGACCAGAGACAGGATATGGATATATAAAAGCAAGCAGATTTGAAAGTTTGAGTGATATATATTTCAAAGTTGAGCAGTTTACTGAAAAGCCTGATTCTGAAACCGCTGAGAAATATTTGAATGAAGGCATATATTATTGGAATTCAGGTATGTTTGCCTTTACCATAGGCACGATGATGGAAGAATTTAAAAAACACGCACCAGAAATTAGCAAAATGCTCGATATGAGCTTTGACGATTTGAAAACTAACTTTGAAAAAATGCCGAACATATCCATAGATTATGCTATAGCTGAAAAATCAGACAGAATATCTATAATGCCACTTGATCTTTACTGGAACGATATAGGCTCATGGGACTCACTATACGAAGTTCTCGATAAAGATGAAAAAGGCAATATGAAAACAGGCGATGTCATTTTTATAGATACACATGATTCACTCGTCGTGAGCAGTAAAAGGCTAATATCAACCATAGGTATTGATGACTGTCTGATAATTGACACAGAAGATGCCCTGCTGATAGCAAAAAGAGGTGAGACACAAAAAGTAAAGAATATTGTGAACATATTGAATAGCAATAATAGAAAAGAGGCACTGGAACATGTAACCACTTTTCGTCCATGGGGCAGTTACACAGTGCTTGAAGAAGGTGAAAGGTATAAGATTAAAAGAATTGTTGTTAATCCTGGAGAGAGGCTGAGTCTCCAGATGCATTATCACAGGTCAGAGCACTGGGTTGTAATAAAAGGAGCAGCAAGAGTTACCATAGGTGATAAGGAAATAAACATTCATGAGAATGAATCAGTATATGTCCCAAAATCAACTTTACACAGGCTTGAAAATCCGGGTAAAGTCCCGCTTGAGATAATAGAAGTCCAGAACGGTGAATATGTTGGTGAAGATGATATCGTGAGAGTGGATGATATATATGGAAGGCAGAAACCTGGATGAGGAGGCTATAAGCATGACAATAGATAAAAAGCTTCTCGAAATCCTTGCATGTCCGAAGTGTAAGGGAGATATAAAGTATTCGGATGACGGCAGGGGTATTATCTGTGAAAAGTGCAGATTAGTATATCCTGTCCAGGATGATATACCTGTGATGCTTATAGATGAAGCAAAGCCACTCGACTCATAATCAAATGAATAATCCTCAGGGCTTCAAATTTTTTATCTTTCTGGATTCCTGATTCCGTAGGAATGATAGAACCTTGGTGATAGGAGAAATGAATGAGAAAAGCTATTGTAAACAATAATCATGTAATCTGGCATGATGGTTATGTGAAGAGAGAGGAGAGAAATCAACTTAATAATCACAAAAGCGGTCTTGTCTGGTTTACAGGACTTTCTGCATCTGGAAAGTCAACAATTGCCCATTATGTAGAAAGACAACTGTTTAAGAAAGGCATTCGCACATATGTGCTTGATGGAGACAATGTGCGGCATGGAATCAATAGTAATCTCGGTTTCAGTCGGGAAGACAGAAGAGAAAACCTGCGGCGTATTGCAGAGCTTTCTAAACTGCTCGTTGATGCAGGAATGATTGTTCTTGCTGCCTTCATATCTCCTTATCATGAGGATAGGGCATATATAAGGAAGCATTTTCAGGACGATAATTTTCTGGAGATTTATGTGAAGTGTTCAATTAAGGAGTGCGAAAGACGTGACCCGAAAGGACAGTATAAAAAAGCAAGAGCTGGAATTATCAAGGAATATACTGGTATCTCTTCACCATATGAAGAGCCGAAAAACCCCGACCTTATTCTTGACACAGAGAGAATTGATATAAATACAGCGGTGAAGAAAGTAATTGATTTATTCGAGAAGAAAAAATTTATTTTACTTGATAAAGAAGATTAAGAGGTGATTATATGAAACGTGCCTTAATTACAGGAATAACAGGTCAGGATGGTTCATATCTTGCAGAGTTTCTTCTTTCAAAAAACTATCAGGTGCACGGCCTGATTCGCCGAGCAAGTTCATTTAATACTGGAAGGATTGATCATATCTATACAGACCCACATGTTAGGGGGACAAAACTATTCCTTCATTATGGTGACCTATCAGACTCAGGACAACTTGTAAATCTTATATACAATGTAAAACCCGATGAAATTTACCATCTCGGTGCCCAGAGCCATGTAAGGGTAAGCTTTGATATGCCTGAATATACAGGTGACATAACAGCATTAGGGACAACAAGGTTATTAGAAGCTGTAAGGAGGAGTGGTATCAAAACCAGATTTTATCAAGCATCATCATCAGAGATGTTTGGTTCTGCCGCACCACCGCAGAATGAAAATACACCATTATGCCCGCGCAGCCCGTATGCAGCAGCAAAGGTTTATTCTTACTGGATAGTTGTTAATTACAGAGAAGGCTTTAAGATGTTCGCATGTAACGGCATCCTTTTCAATCATGAATCACCACGTAGAGGAGAGACATTTGTGACCAGAAAGATAACAAGGGCTATAGCAAACATCCTTGCAGGAAAACAGAAGAGGCTCTATCTTGGGAATCTAAATGCAAAAAGGGACTGGGGATTCGCACCTGAATATGTTGAAATGATGTGGCTTATGTTACAGCAGGACAAACCAGATGATTATGTTGTTGGCACAGGTGAAAGTCATTCAGTAAGAGAATTCGTTGAAAAGGCATTCGAATATGTCGGGATAGAGTTAGAATGGAAAGGAAAGGGCACACATACAAAAGGCATCATTAAATCCTTATCTTCTAACTATACATCTACCTTTCCCGCTACTGTTAAAGTCGGAGAGACTTTGATCGAGATAGACCCCAAGTATTTCAGGCCAACAGAAGTAGACTTTCTTCAGGCTGATATAACCAAGGCAAGAAAAAAACTTGGCTGGCAACCCAGAACAACCTTTGATGAGCTCATCAAAATAATGGTTGATTATGATTTAAAGATGACAGGGCTGAAACCTGTAGGTGAAGGAATAGATATATGTCTCCAGAAAAAGTTTACTTACACCAACCATGATTTTTCATTTTATGAGAAGATAAGAGAAAGATGCTAACAAGATAGCAAGCGAGCAAGCTAACAGGCGTGCAATCCGGAAAGCCTGCAAGCTGACGAGCAGATTGTCATGAACAAGGACTCAAAAATATACATTGCTGGACATCGTGGACTTGTTGGTTCAGCAATCCTAAGAAAGCTAAAAGAAAAAGGTTACAGAAATATTGTAACAAAGACAAGCAAACAGCTTGACCTCAGAAATCAAAGTCATACCGAACGTTTTTTCAAAAAAGAAAAACCAGAATTCGTCTTTCTTGCTGCTGCGAAAGTTGGCGGCATAATCGCAAACAACACATACAGAGCAGATTTCATCTACGACAACATAATGATAGCAAGTAATATTATTCATGCTGCTTATAAATATGGAGTCAAAAAACTCCTCAATCTCGGTTCTTCATGCATCTATCCGAAATATGCACCACAGCCGATGAAAGAGGAATATTTACTAACAGGTCAGCTTGAACCTACAAATGAGCCATATGCAATTGCCAAGATTTCTGCAATCAAATTATGCAGGTATTTTAACGAGCAATATGGAACAGATTTCATATCGATCATGCCCACAAATCTTTATGGCCCGAAAGATAATTTCAATCTTGAGACCTCACATGTTCTTCCTGCAATGATTCGAAAATTTTACCTTGCAAAATTGTTTTCTGAAAACAGATTCAATCTTATAAAAGAGAATTTTCTAAAATACGGCAATAACGAAATAATAATAGGTGGATCAAGATTTGAGATAAATAAAGATACTCCTGAAGATAAGGTTTTGGAGGTCCTCAAATACTATGGTATTTATCAGGACACAGTTCATGGTTCAGGTAAGATGGTAATTAAACTCTGGGGAAGTGGTGAGCCCTATCGTGAATTTCTTTATGTTGACGACCTTGCAGAAGCCTCTATATTTCTTATGGAGCGATATAGTTTTAAGGATGTAGGGGAGTTTATCAATATCGGGACAGGAGAGGATATAACCATAAAAGACCTCGCTAATCTTATCAAAGATATTGTAGGATTTGAAGGGATTATACTCTGGGATACCACAAAACCAGATGGAACACCTCGCAAACTTCTTGACGTAAGCAGAATTCAGTTACTCGGATGGAAGCCTTCTATATCACTCGAGGAAGGCATTAGAAAGACATACAAATGGTACCTTTCTTAGTTTTTTAACGCAACAGGCTTTCAAGCTTGATAGCTTGCAGGTTAAGGTCTTTATAACTTGCTTACGCACTCACATTATACGCCTTACCCTCCTTATTCCCCTCTTGAGAGGGGTGGCACGAAGTGACGGGGTGTGTGCCCTCTTGAGAGGGGTGGCACGAAGTGATGAGGTGTGTAAGCCTTGACGCTACACGCCGTTGTCGTTTGCCGTTATCTTTCCCCCCCTTTTTATTAACGCTATAACGCTATAAACGCAATTAACGCTATGAACCCTATTAACGCAACAACGCTATAACTCAATTAACGCAATCAACGCAATAAACGCTATAAACGCTATTGTCAAAAGTCAAAAACGGACACCAAGAGTTACCGAAGTAGATGTAAAATATAAAAATATGTAAAATATGATTATCATATATTGAAGGAGTAGAAATTTATGAAGACAATTAATGCAACAGATGCGGTCAGAACTTTTTCTGAACTGCTGAATTCTATTAAATATAAGGGCGACCGCTATACAGTCTTAAGAGGTGGTAAACCTGTAGCAAATATTGTTCCGTTTGAATCTGTTCCTGTCAGACGCACATTGGGAGAATTAAGGTCGCTCATAAAAAACCTTCCCAGCCTTGGAGATGATGCAGACCGTTTTGCCAATGACATTGAAAAGATCATCCGCGAACAACCTTCAATGCCTGAGAAAGCCTCATGGGAATAATCTTTGACACAAGCGAAATTATTGCCATAGAGCGGAACAGGCAGGAAGTAGAAGCTCTAATTTATGGCCGCGAAGAGGAGACGTTCGGAATAAGCGTGGTTACAGTGGCTGAACTGCTTCATGGTGTTGAACGCGCTGATACCGAAGCACGGAAGGTGAAGCGACAGGCTTTTGTTGAGAAAGTTATCGAATTTTTTCCTGTACTCGCCTTTGATATGCCTACGGCACGGATTTACGCAAAACTCTGGTCAACAATATCCATGAAAGGAATTACTGTTGGTTCTCATGATCTTATCATTGCTGCAACGGCAATTGCGCTTGACTATACGGTAGTGACCGCTAATATGAGGGATTTTCAGAAGATCGAAGGACTCAAAGTCGAAAAACGATAGAATAGCCTATGGTAATCAATAATCGGAATAATGGAGTTAAGAGTGGAAAGATTTATAGGGCGTTCAGTCTTTTATGGTATCGGATATCGAGAATCAGTTTGTTTTGCCATACTCTGCATAATTCCCCTCTTGAGAGGGGTGGCACGAAGTGACGGGGTGTGTGCCCTCTTGAGAGGGGTGCAGGGGTGTATAAGCCTTGACGCTACACGCCGTTGTCGTTATCCTTTCCCCCTTTGTCAAGGGGGATTAAGGGGGTTGTCTATCCCTTTGTAATGTTGTTGTTTTAATAAACGCAACGAACGCTACAACGCAATGAACGCAATAACGCAATGAACGCTATACATACTCCTTGACATAAGGATAAACATATTATAAATTATCCTTATTAAAAGGACAAAAATGATTAGCAAACATGTATTAAAAGACACTCTCGTATCGAATGAAGAATATATCCTTAAACATGTCAAAAAGATTATAAAGAGAGAAGGGGTATTTTCTCCAAGAACCTTGAATAAAACAGTAGTATTTTATGGTGTAAGGAGAAGCGGAAAGACATTCATATTATATGATTTATTTAAAGACAATACCGAAAATTCTATATACTTAGATTTTGAAGATGACCGACTGTCGGAGTTTAAACTTGGGGATTTTGAGAGTCTTAAAGAGGCAGTTCTGGAATTAAAACCACATCTAA
Coding sequences within:
- the rfbA gene encoding glucose-1-phosphate thymidylyltransferase RfbA is translated as MKGIILAGGSGTRLYPVTIGVCKQLLPIYDKPMIYYPLSVLMLAGIRDILIISTPHDLPRFINIFGDGSHLGLNFSYKEQKRPGGIAEAFIIGEDFVKDKTVCLVLGDNIFYGHGLTELLKKAVKDVQESGGATIFGYYVNDPERYGVVEFDEHGKVLSLEEKPEMPRSKYAVTGLYFYDNEVINIAKKIKPSLRGELEITDVNKEYLQMGRLRVQLMGRGYAWLDTGTHESLLEAGEFIATIEKRQGLKIACIEEIAYKLGYINKDQILKLAQNLNHNEYGKYLIRAVK
- the rfbC gene encoding dTDP-4-dehydrorhamnose 3,5-epimerase encodes the protein MPFIFKKLEIPGVILIEPKIFKDNRGYFMETYKYSDFAEAGIKENFIQDNCSSSVRRVLRGLHYQKNPNAQGKLVQCLKGKIFDVAVDIRKGSETFGKWIGLELSDENNYMLYIPPAFAHGFIVLSDTADVIYKCTKEYSPEDDRGIIWNDPEIGIIWPLHNPILSEKDAKHPRLKEADINFE
- the rfbD gene encoding dTDP-4-dehydrorhamnose reductase yields the protein MKFLITGANGQLAREFLNKLKESSYKFTALSKDSLDITDEKKVNEVVSNHKPDVLLNCAAYNFVDKAENEETETAFKVNADGIKILSKVCKENRVLIVHYSTDYIFDGRKEDFYTEDDEPAPINKYGESKLHGENFLVQESDDYLLFRVSWVFGEGKQNFLYKLSEWAKKKKVLKIVCDQISIPTYTEDIVNLTIFAINKGLRGLYHLTNSGYGSRYEVARYFLEGLGMDNLVLPANSDNFPSPAKRPFFSAMSNRKLSEALNVAIPDWKLGIERYIEKHYRNEGL
- the rfbB gene encoding dTDP-glucose 4,6-dehydratase — protein: MRILVTGGAGFIGSEFVRQGVRNGYEIIVIDKLSYAGDPERLKEIRGLIKFHRVDVTDRKKVENIFRRSKPEIVVHWAAESHVDRSIEDATPFMDTNIKGTQVMLDVSRKYGVEKFINISTDEVYGELGEDGEFFETTPLNPNSPYSVSKASADMLGRAYYRTYNVPVITVRPSNNYGPWQYPEKLIPVIIINAVNNKKVPVYGKGLNIREWLFVTDCAEAVFKIVKKGRTGEIYNIGSGIEKRNIEVVRTVLKLLGKSDELIEFVKDRPGHDFRYSLNSNKITKEIGWKSRTDFNEGIEKTVRWYVEHMEWVMSKIVSSKK
- a CDS encoding phosphomannomutase/phosphoglucomutase; amino-acid sequence: MIDRVFREYDIRGIVEEDLTENFVFLLGKAFGTYLRNVNPVARQVSVGRDGRLSSESFARNVIRGIISTGINVYNIGLCPTPVQYFSLYHLNLDGGIMVTGSHNPPEYNGFKVSIGKETIFGEELQNLKKILQSNKWYKGNHEGKVTDFDIIKAYTDFMRERFSYLSDKKYRRLKITVDAGNGTAGVVVPKILEEMGCDVICLYCEPDGRFPNHHPDPTVVEYIKDLIQKTKDERADIGVGYDGDADRIGIVDNKGDIIWGDQIMIILSRDILKRKPGSTIIGDVKCSQVMFDDIEKHKGNPVMWKTGHSLVKDKMRKEKALLAGEFSGHIFIADDYFGYDDAMYTTFRLIEIMKKTGRGIKELLSDIPEMCYTPEIRIECQEDQKKRLVESLVLRCKKYKESGKSPIPIKKIYDIDGARVVFGKGWGLVRSSNTQPVIVMRFEAEDAQSLEAYKKFMEDELKKVRDIT
- a CDS encoding mannose-1-phosphate guanylyltransferase/mannose-6-phosphate isomerase: MKALVLAGGSGTRLWPLSRKNFPKQFLRLNSKNSLLQETAKRLLRTFSPEDIVIMTNSEYKFHVMSDLNSLLHSQQNLVFSNIILEPAGRNTAPAIALGIKYCIEKLGSNENEVLFVSPSDHIIRPAEKFSEYIRFSEDIAKKGYIVTFGIKPTRPETGYGYIKASRFESLSDIYFKVEQFTEKPDSETAEKYLNEGIYYWNSGMFAFTIGTMMEEFKKHAPEISKMLDMSFDDLKTNFEKMPNISIDYAIAEKSDRISIMPLDLYWNDIGSWDSLYEVLDKDEKGNMKTGDVIFIDTHDSLVVSSKRLISTIGIDDCLIIDTEDALLIAKRGETQKVKNIVNILNSNNRKEALEHVTTFRPWGSYTVLEEGERYKIKRIVVNPGERLSLQMHYHRSEHWVVIKGAARVTIGDKEINIHENESVYVPKSTLHRLENPGKVPLEIIEVQNGEYVGEDDIVRVDDIYGRQKPG
- a CDS encoding Trm112 family protein, whose amino-acid sequence is MTIDKKLLEILACPKCKGDIKYSDDGRGIICEKCRLVYPVQDDIPVMLIDEAKPLDS
- the cysC gene encoding adenylyl-sulfate kinase, giving the protein MVNNNHVIWHDGYVKREERNQLNNHKSGLVWFTGLSASGKSTIAHYVERQLFKKGIRTYVLDGDNVRHGINSNLGFSREDRRENLRRIAELSKLLVDAGMIVLAAFISPYHEDRAYIRKHFQDDNFLEIYVKCSIKECERRDPKGQYKKARAGIIKEYTGISSPYEEPKNPDLILDTERIDINTAVKKVIDLFEKKKFILLDKED
- the gmd gene encoding GDP-mannose 4,6-dehydratase; the protein is MKRALITGITGQDGSYLAEFLLSKNYQVHGLIRRASSFNTGRIDHIYTDPHVRGTKLFLHYGDLSDSGQLVNLIYNVKPDEIYHLGAQSHVRVSFDMPEYTGDITALGTTRLLEAVRRSGIKTRFYQASSSEMFGSAAPPQNENTPLCPRSPYAAAKVYSYWIVVNYREGFKMFACNGILFNHESPRRGETFVTRKITRAIANILAGKQKRLYLGNLNAKRDWGFAPEYVEMMWLMLQQDKPDDYVVGTGESHSVREFVEKAFEYVGIELEWKGKGTHTKGIIKSLSSNYTSTFPATVKVGETLIEIDPKYFRPTEVDFLQADITKARKKLGWQPRTTFDELIKIMVDYDLKMTGLKPVGEGIDICLQKKFTYTNHDFSFYEKIRERC
- a CDS encoding GDP-L-fucose synthase, producing the protein MNKDSKIYIAGHRGLVGSAILRKLKEKGYRNIVTKTSKQLDLRNQSHTERFFKKEKPEFVFLAAAKVGGIIANNTYRADFIYDNIMIASNIIHAAYKYGVKKLLNLGSSCIYPKYAPQPMKEEYLLTGQLEPTNEPYAIAKISAIKLCRYFNEQYGTDFISIMPTNLYGPKDNFNLETSHVLPAMIRKFYLAKLFSENRFNLIKENFLKYGNNEIIIGGSRFEINKDTPEDKVLEVLKYYGIYQDTVHGSGKMVIKLWGSGEPYREFLYVDDLAEASIFLMERYSFKDVGEFINIGTGEDITIKDLANLIKDIVGFEGIILWDTTKPDGTPRKLLDVSRIQLLGWKPSISLEEGIRKTYKWYLS
- a CDS encoding type II toxin-antitoxin system Phd/YefM family antitoxin gives rise to the protein MKTINATDAVRTFSELLNSIKYKGDRYTVLRGGKPVANIVPFESVPVRRTLGELRSLIKNLPSLGDDADRFANDIEKIIREQPSMPEKASWE
- a CDS encoding type II toxin-antitoxin system VapC family toxin, giving the protein MGIIFDTSEIIAIERNRQEVEALIYGREEETFGISVVTVAELLHGVERADTEARKVKRQAFVEKVIEFFPVLAFDMPTARIYAKLWSTISMKGITVGSHDLIIAATAIALDYTVVTANMRDFQKIEGLKVEKR